Proteins from a genomic interval of Terriglobia bacterium:
- a CDS encoding cytochrome c oxidase subunit 3 has protein sequence MGSLSPTLKIREKAAATPKLGGGGQPPVSRFPGTGGGGGGGGRDESYPDFGERLRRYRLGLMVGLVAVVMLFVSFTSAYVVRQGLGSYDPSANAFVTDWKPLSLPMGLLILNTCLLLASSLTIEMARRAAFAQAAVAPIIEMPGIAKDEARGVPWLPITVLLGLGFLAGQLLAWHELGRRGFYVANNPSNSFFYVLTGVHAIHLFGGVVALLYALTAGFGSRPLERRRIVVDVTAWYWHFMALLWLYIFALLKFAA, from the coding sequence ATGGGAAGTTTGAGTCCGACACTGAAAATTCGCGAGAAGGCCGCCGCGACGCCCAAGCTCGGCGGCGGCGGACAACCGCCGGTCAGTCGTTTCCCCGGCACTGGTGGCGGAGGTGGCGGCGGCGGACGCGACGAAAGCTATCCCGATTTCGGCGAGCGCCTGCGACGCTACCGCCTTGGACTGATGGTCGGTCTGGTGGCCGTGGTGATGCTGTTCGTCTCTTTTACCAGCGCCTACGTCGTGCGCCAGGGACTAGGCTCGTATGATCCGTCGGCCAACGCCTTCGTCACCGATTGGAAACCGCTCAGCCTCCCGATGGGCCTGCTGATTCTGAATACCTGCCTGTTGCTGGCCAGCAGCCTCACCATCGAGATGGCGCGCCGCGCGGCCTTCGCACAGGCGGCCGTCGCGCCGATTATCGAAATGCCGGGCATCGCCAAGGATGAAGCGCGCGGCGTTCCCTGGCTGCCGATCACGGTGTTGCTGGGGCTCGGATTTCTGGCCGGGCAGTTGCTGGCGTGGCATGAATTGGGGCGGCGCGGCTTCTATGTCGCCAACAACCCCAGCAACTCGTTCTTTTACGTTTTGACCGGCGTGCACGCCATCCACCTGTTCGGAGGCGTGGTGGCCTTGCTGTACGCGCTGACGGCGGGGTTCGGCTCGCGTCCGCTGGAACGGCGGCGCATCGTGGTCGACGTCACCGCCTGGTACTGGCACTTCATGGCGCTTCTGTGGCTATACATCTTTGCGCTGCTGAAATTCGCGGCGTGA
- a CDS encoding cytochrome c oxidase subunit 3: MADVAVGQPVGHTEFEPSLFQTYSNKIGMWLFILSDSLTFGALLFAYSYGRISNPTWPTPFHSASIINATVMTGFLLTSSLTMVLAVSASSYGNRKGAIRWLLATMFCGIMFVVLHVREWIGLINEGMTPGKNPWGAPQFGGTFFTLTGLHMLHVTIGVVVLGVMVLRSMGKKFSSNDIETSGLYWHFVDLVWMFIFPLVYLMSTRIV; this comes from the coding sequence ATGGCCGATGTTGCAGTGGGACAGCCCGTAGGGCACACCGAGTTCGAGCCTTCGCTGTTCCAGACCTATTCCAACAAGATCGGGATGTGGTTGTTCATCCTTTCCGATTCGCTCACCTTCGGGGCGCTGCTGTTTGCCTACAGCTACGGCCGCATTTCCAACCCGACCTGGCCGACGCCGTTTCACAGCGCCAGCATCATCAATGCCACGGTCATGACCGGGTTCCTGCTCACCAGTTCCCTCACCATGGTGCTGGCCGTTTCCGCCTCCAGCTACGGTAACCGCAAAGGCGCCATCCGCTGGCTGCTGGCCACCATGTTCTGCGGCATCATGTTCGTCGTGCTGCACGTCCGCGAGTGGATCGGCCTGATCAACGAAGGCATGACGCCCGGCAAGAATCCCTGGGGCGCGCCTCAATTCGGCGGCACCTTTTTCACCCTCACTGGACTGCACATGCTGCACGTCACCATCGGCGTGGTGGTGCTCGGAGTCATGGTACTGCGCTCCATGGGTAAGAAATTTTCTTCCAACGATATCGAGACCAGCGGTTTGTACTGGCACTTCGTTGACCTGGTCTGGATGTTTATCTTCCCGCTGGTGTACCTGATGTCCACCAGGATTGTGTAG
- a CDS encoding cytochrome C oxidase subunit IV family protein, producing the protein MSTDVITGQRVALEHRAHSHKPFYIVWGVLLAITAVEVLLAYERLQPVRMLSILLALSIVKAALIISWFMHMRYEVTRMRRLMMASLCVCLVLMCVFFPDAFRILHLGVK; encoded by the coding sequence ATGAGCACCGACGTAATCACCGGTCAACGCGTGGCGCTGGAGCACCGGGCGCACAGCCACAAGCCGTTTTACATTGTCTGGGGCGTGCTGCTGGCCATCACCGCGGTCGAGGTCTTACTGGCCTACGAAAGACTGCAGCCGGTGCGGATGTTGTCCATCCTGCTGGCCCTTTCCATCGTCAAGGCGGCACTGATCATTTCCTGGTTCATGCACATGCGCTATGAAGTCACGCGCATGCGGCGCCTGATGATGGCCTCGCTGTGCGTTTGCCTGGTCCTGATGTGCGTCTTTTTCCCGGACGCATTCCGCATCCTCCACCTGGGAGTAAAGTGA